In Nicotiana tabacum cultivar K326 chromosome 17, ASM71507v2, whole genome shotgun sequence, one DNA window encodes the following:
- the LOC107772607 gene encoding pathogenesis-related thaumatin-like protein 3.5, translating into MAKPQVFLALFCSCFVFLISGVLSATFTLVNQCSFTVWPGILSGAGTTQLSPTGLQLNPGQAIPISVPAGWSGRLWGRTFCSQDSTTGKFTCVTGDCGSETLECTGGAAPPATLAEFTLNGAGGLDFYDVSLVDGYNLPMLVSPQGGTGAGNCSATGCVVDLNGPCPAELKMMSTGGGGECVACKSACEAFGDPRYCCSGPYATPDTCKPTDYSEFFKSSCPRAYSYAYDDGTSTFTCASADYVITFCPAPAASQKSSGGQYAGGSNVSLVSSSGRTLTSGPLPFYTSLMITILAALNLAI; encoded by the exons ATGGCGAAACCTCAAGTTTTTCTTGCCCTGTTCTGTTCATGTTTCGTATTCCTAATTTCTG GGGTGTTATCAGCAACATTTACATTAGTAAACCAGTGCAGTTTTACAGTATGGCCCGGGATATTATCAGGTGCAGGAACTACCCAGCTTTCTCCTACTGGACTTCAACTGAATCCTGGACAGGCCATACCCATTTCAGTTCCAGCGGGTTGGTCGGGTCGTTTATGGGGTCGGACTTTTTGCTCCCAAGATTCTACTACGGGTAAATTCACTTGCGTGACAGGTGATTGTGGCTCCGAAACACTTGAGTGCACCGGCGGAGCTGCACCGCCGGCGACTCTAGCAGAGTTCACTCTCAACGGCGCCGGTGGCCTTGATTTCTATGACGTTAGCCTTGTGGATGGTTATAACTTGCCTATGTTAGTGAGCCCACAAGGTGGAACCGGAGCCGGAAACTGTTCGGCGACTGGGTGTGTCGTGGACCTTAACGGGCCGTGTCCGGCGGAGCTGAAGATGATGAGTACGGGCGGCGGCGGCGAGTGCGTGGCGTGCAAGAGCGCGTGTGAAGCGTTTGGCGATCCAAGGTATTGTTGTAGTGGGCCCTACGCTACGCCTGATACATGCAAGCCGACTGATTACTCGGAGTTTTTCAAGAGTTCATGCCCACGCGCTTACAGCTATGCGTATGATGATGGAACCAGTACCTTCACTTGTGCTTCTGCTGATTATGTCATCACATTTTGTCCTGCTCCTGCTGCTAG TCAGAAATCATCTGGAGGACAATACGCTGGTGGGAGCAACGTTTCATTGGTCAGTAGCAGTGGTCGTACGTTAACCTCTGGCCCATTACCGTTCTACACAAGCTTGATGATCACCATTTTAGCAGCCCTTAATTTGGCAATATAA
- the LOC107772609 gene encoding uncharacterized protein LOC107772609, whose protein sequence is MAVETSRMTGVVSKFNNQKGYGFIKPDDGSEDLFVHQSEIKSDGYRSLYEGQKVEFTMTVKGDKYQANDVTGPDGAPLDSGRNNTRGGYGYGGSGYRRNGGGDGGYRSGGGECYACGRTGHLARDCDRSSGGGGGGRGGGCYNCGATGHLARDCDRASGGGGDGYRRSGNDGCYTCGGYGHMARDCPSSGRLGGGGGGGSGACYTCGAQGHMARDCPREGGVGGASYGRYGGGGGGGGGSGQGSKCYNCGEAGHFARECTSQSVN, encoded by the coding sequence ATGGCGGTGGAGACGTCGAGAATGACAGGTGTTGTGTCCAAGTTCAACAACCAAAAAGGCTACGGATTCATCAAGCCTGACGATGGATCCGAGGATCTATTCGTTcatcaatctgagatcaaatcCGACGGCTACCGTTCTCTCTACGAAGGCCAGAAAGTGGAGTTCACCATGACTGTGAAGGGTGATAAGTATCAGGCTAATGATGTCACTGGTCCTGATGGTGCTCCTCTCGATAGTGGCCGTAACAATACCCGTGGTGGTTACGGCTATGGCGGTAGCGGTTATCGCAGGAACGGCGGTGGTGACGGTGGATATCGTAGTGGCGGTGGTGAGTGTTATGCTTGTGGGAGGACGGGACATTTAGCTAGGGATTGTGATCGTAGCAGTGGAGGCGGTGGTGGTGGCAGAGGCGGCGGGTGTTATAACTGTGGTGCCACTGGGCATTTAGCTCGGGATTGTGACCGTGccagtggtggtggtggtgatggTTATCGGAGGAGTGGCAATGATGGTTGTTACACTTGTGGCGGGTATGGCCACATGGCTCGAGACTGCCCAAGTAGTGGACGtcttggtggtggtggtggaggaGGTAGTGGGGCTTGTTACACATGTGGTGCACAAGGACACATGGCAAGAGACTGTCCCCGTGAGGGTGGGGTTGGTGGCGCTAGTTATGGGAGatatggtggtggtggtggtggtggtggtggtagtggaCAAGGAAGCAAGTGTTACAACTGTGGAGAGGCAGGGCACTTTGCTAGGGAATGCACTAGCCAATCCGTCAACTGA
- the LOC107772606 gene encoding ferredoxin--NADP reductase, leaf-type isozyme, chloroplastic-like, whose protein sequence is MAAAVSAAVSLPSSKSTSFPSRTSIVSPEKINFNKVPLYYRNVSAGSRVVSIRAQVTTEAPAKVEKISKKQDEGVVVNKFRPKEPYVGRCLLNTKITGDDAPGETWHMVFSTEGEIPYREGQSIGVIADGVDANGKPHKLRLYSIASSALGDFGDSKTVSLCVKRLVYTNDKGEEVKGVCSNFLCDLKPGAEVNITGPVGKEMLMPKDPNATVVMLATGTGIAPFRSFLWKMFFEKHEDYKFNGLAWLFLGVPTSSSLLYKEEFEKMKEKAPENFRLDFAVSREQTNEKGEKMYIQTRMAQYAEELWGLLQKDNTFVYMCGLKGMESGIDDIMTSLAARDGIVWADYKKQLKKAEQWNVEVY, encoded by the exons ATGGCTGCTGCAGTAAGTGCTGCAGTTTCTCTTCCATCATCCAAGTCAACCTCTTTTCCCAGTAGAACCTCCATCGTTTCCCCAGAAAAGATCAACTTCAACAAG GTGCCTTTGTACTACAGAAATGTGTCAGCTGGTAGCAGAGTGGTTTCTATCAGAGCCCAGGTGACAACAGAGGCTCCTGCTAAAGTTGAGAAGATTTCAAAGAAACAAGATGAGGGTGTAGTTGTAAACAAATTCAGGCCAAAGGAACCTTACGTTGGTAGATGTCTACTCAACACTAAGATCACTGGTGATGATGCTCCTGGTGAAACTTGGCACATGGTCTTTAGCACTGAGG GAGAGATCCCATACAGAGAAGGACAATCCATTGGTGTGATTGCTGATGGTGTTGATGCCAATGGGAAGCCTCACAAGCTTAGATTGTACTCCATTGCTAGCAGTGCCCTTGGTGACTTCGGCGACTCCAAAACC GTTTCTCTGTGCGTCAAAAGGCTTGTCTACACCAATGACAAAGGGGAAGAAGTTAAAGGAGTTTGCTCTAACTTCTTAT GTGACTTGAAacctggagctgaggtcaacatTACTGGACCTGTTGGGAAAGAAATGCTCATGCCTAAAGATCCAAATGCCACCGTTGTTATG CTTGCAACTGGAACTGGAATTGCTCCTTTCCGTTCATTCTtgtggaaaatgttctttgagaAACATGAGGATTACAAG TTCAACGGTTTGGCATGGCTTTTCTTGGGTGTTCCCACCAGCAGCTCACTACTTTACAAGGAG GAATTCGAGAAAATGAAGGAGAAGGCCCCGGAAAACTTTAGACTGGACTTTGCAGTGAGCAGAGAACAAACAAACGAAAAAGGCGAAAAGATGTACATCCAAACCAGAATGGCTCAGTATGCAGAAGAACTATGGGGTCTGCTACAGAAAGACAACACCTTCGTTTACATGTGTGGACTCAAGGGCATGGAGTCCGGAATTGATGACATTATGACTTCACTTGCTGCTAGAGATG GTATTGTATGGGCGGACTACAAGAAGCAATTGAAGAAGGCAGAGCAATGGAATGTGGAAGTCTActaa